Proteins encoded in a region of the Watersipora subatra chromosome 5, tzWatSuba1.1, whole genome shotgun sequence genome:
- the LOC137397333 gene encoding uncharacterized protein, with protein MVLVMDNHASCCGYTVLKMCRDNVTHIVTLPSHTSNKTQSLDCMVFGPMTKYFNSGANSWQITYSGQPITIYQSAQLIGSAYPRACNAENIISGFRTAEIWPLNRDVFTDVDYLPSTVSQNVHTAPTPDQEQPSMSCEGKASNQQPSRNGAGGASDQQLSTRGAGGASD; from the coding sequence ATGGTCTTGGTGATGGATAACCATGCAAGCTGTTGTGGCTACACTGTGCTGAAGATGTGCAGAGATAATGTCACCCATATCGTCACATTGCCTTCTCATACTTCAAACAAAACCCAGTCACTTGATTGCATGGTTTTTGGTCCGATGACCAAATATTTCAACTCAGGAGCTAACTCATGGCAGATCACGTACTCAGGGCAGCCAATCACGATCTACCAAAGTGCGCAACTTATTGGATCTGCGTACCCACGAGCCTGCAATGCGGAAAATATCATAAGTGGATTTAGGACAGCTGAAATTTGGCCACTCAACAGAGATGTATTTACTGATGTTGATTACCTCCCATCCACAGTGTCTCAGAATGTCCATACAGCTCCTACACCTGACCAAGAACAACCTTCTATGAGTTGTGAAGGTAAAGCATCAAACCAGCAACCGTCTAGGAATGGTGCAGGTGGGGCATCAGACCAGCAACTTTCCACGAGAGGTGCAGGTGGAGCATCGGACTAG